The nucleotide sequence AGCTTATCGCTGTACAAAGAGTAACTCGTAAGCCAATCCACCGCGGGGAAATGCCTCTTATAAGCAAGAGCCGCGGAAAGCCCCCAGAACACCTTTACGATGCGGAGCGTCGCTTGGCTGACCGGCTCGGAAAGGTCGCCGCCCGGAGGGGAGACCGCGCCGATCGCCGTGATCGAACCCGTTACGTCCTCGCTGCCGAGGATCTTGACCATACCCGCTCTCTCGTAAAACTCCGCGAGACGGCTGGAAAGATAGGCGGGGTAGCCTTCTTCACCGGGCATCTCTTCGAGTCTGCCGCTCATTTCGCGCAAAGCTTCCGCCCAACGGGAAGTGGAATCCGCCATGATCGCGACGTTATACCCCATATCGCGGAAATATTCGGCGATCGTGATCCCCGTGTAGATCGAGGCTTCACGCGCCGCGACGGGCATATCCGAAGTATTCGCGATCAAAACCGTCCTTTTCATCAAAGGTTCGCCCGATTTCGGGTCGATCAAGGACGGAAACTCGTTCAAAACGTCCGTCATTTCGTTGCCGCGTTCGCCGCAACCGATATAGACGATGATATCCGCGTCCGCCCACTTCGCGAGCTGATGCTGGACGACCGTCTTGCCGCTTCCGAACGGACCCGGGACGGCGGCGACGCCGCCTTTCGCGACGGGGAACAACGTGTCGATGACGCGCTGACCCGTTACCATCGGCATAAACGGAGAAAGTTTTTCTTTGATCGGACGAGGGCGACGGACCGGCCACTTTTTGAGCATACAGACGCTCTTGTCACCGTCCTTGGTCTTAATGACCGCGATCTCGTCCACGATGGTCTTTTTGCCGCTCTCGATGGATTTGATCGTCCCCGTAACGCCGAACGGGACGGTGATCTTATGATCGATGAGCGTGTTCTCCTTGACGACGCCGAGGACGTCGCCGGGGATCACTTCGTCTCCGACTTTCTTCGCAGGGACGAAATCCCATTTGCGCTCGTGATCCAAAGAATCGACGTTGAGTCCCCTGCCGATCCTCGCGCCCGAAAGGTCACGCAGTTTGACGAGGGGACGCTGAATTCCGTCGAAAATACTTTCGATCAAGCCCGGAGCGAGTTCCACGGAAAGGGGTTCGCCCGTGCTTTTGACGACTTCGCCGACGCCGAGTCCGCCCGTCTCTTCATAGACCTGAATGGACGCTTTATCGCCTCTGAGCTCGATGATCTCGCCGATCAGCCCTTGCTCACTGACCTTGACGACGTCATACATTTTGCTGTCTTGCATATTCTCCGCAACGATAAGCGGTCCTGCGACTTTTACGATTCTTCCATCCGCCATTTTAGTTCTCCTCTATTCTCAATATATCGGTTCCGATCGCTTTTTCCACGTCCTCTCGGATCGAGCGTTTGCCGTACCCCGTGCTTCCGGAAGACGAAGGCACCGGGATCACCGCGGGAAAGGCGCGCGTTTTGTAGCGCGCGATCAGATCGGGAATTTTTTCCGCAAGCTGTTCGGTTATAAATATAATATCGTAGTTGCGCGCGAGAATTCTAAGTTTTTCGCGAGCGGCGTCCACCCCGTCCACGGCGTAGGCGTCGGCTCCGACCGACTTAAAAGCGAACACGGTGTCCGCGTCGCCAAGCGCGGCAATACTGCTTTTCTCAGACATATTGCTCCCTCAATCTCATTTTGATGATTTCTCTGTCCACGCCGTTCTTGATACCGGCGAAGATCAAGCGCACGTTTTTGATCTCCCGCTTTTTGCCGAGATAAAACCCGACGATCGGCGCGGGGGAAAACATATCGTATCTCCCTTTTTTGAAAGGAGCGAGAAGCGCGTTCTCCTTAAACGCTTCGAAGGGCGCGACGCCTTCTTTTAAGGCTTCGATCGCCTTTTTGTATAAGGGTTTCATCGGGATCTTGTCCGCTCCCTCGGAAAGACCGAGGTCGACGATCCTTTTGAGATCCTGAAAGGGGATCTCGCCGCCCGCCAAATACCCTTTTTCCGCTTCCGCCGCCGAAATGCCCGCGTTTCGGGAACGCGCGGCGACCGAAAGATTCGTAAGGTCGGCGTACGTCGCGAAATAGGTCCGGATCACAAGATGCGCTTTTTTCATCCTCGCGGAAATATCTTCGAAAGCCGCGCGATCGAGGCTCTTATCGATCTCGGAAGGCGCGAGCGATCCCGCCGCGTTCTCTTTCTTAAACTTTTCGAACGCGACGCGCATCGGCGAAGGCAATGAATCGTACTCTTCCTTTTGGATCTTTTCCGAAAGGAAAGAAAGCGCGATCGACCCGTCCGCCTTAAAGCATTCCGCAGTCACATCGAAAAAGGCTTCTTTCGCGAGAACTTTCGCGTTGTGATAATCCGAAAGGACGGAGAAGCATTCGAGCCCGTAACCCGAAACGGACGATTCGAGAAAGAATTCTTCCGCTTCTTTTTCCGCCGCCGCGAGGATTTCGAGATAATCGTTTCCCGCGGGATATCCCCCTTCGAGAAGGATCTTGACGCCCTCTTCCACGGTCGGCGCATCGGACAGGCGCTGCATCTTGTCCTTTCCGAAAAGCGCGCTTTCGCGAGCCTTTATGATCGCGTTTTGAAACAAAAGACCTTGCTGCATATTACGAGAACAACGTTTTGTCCACGCCGGCGCCCGACGCGCGCAAACGCGCAAGTTCGGATTCCAGCGTCAGATTCTTGTCGTAGCGCTTGCCGAGGAGGACGATCCCTCCGCGGAAGTCGCCTTTTTCCTTCGCCGCGGAAAGAGGGAAGCCGAGCTTCTTGCTCGCCGCGGAAAGGATCTTGCTTTCATTGATCTTGCCTTCGTCGGACAGAGCGAACTGTACCGCGTCGCCCTCTTCGGCGGAAGAGCAGATCATCGAAAGAAGAAGATCTTGATACTTCGGGGAAGCGACGACGCGCGCCAAGGCTTCTTGATAGGACTTCGAAATCAGTTCCTGCTTTCCTTCGAGAAGGATCTTCCTGACTTCGAGTTCCGCCATCGAGCGCCTGCGTTTCAAAACCTCGGGCGCAGAGGACGAAGCGAGCTTTCTCGCGCTTTCGGAAAGCGCCGCGCTCTCTTCTTCCGCCGCGGAAATCAGCGCGTCCGCACGGGCTTTCGCATCCGCGCGAAGCGACGAGGCTTTTTCGTTCGCTTCCGCGACGATCTTGTCTAACAAATCCTGCTTAGCCATAGATCAGATCGCAAAGAAGACGGCGAGGAAGGAAACGAGAAGCGCGAGGATCGCGTAGGTCTCGACCATAACCGCCATAACGATGGCTTTGCTCTGCTCTTCGGGGCGTTTCGCGACGAGCGCCATACCGCTGACCGCGACTTTTCCCTGATGGATCGCGGAGATAAAACCGACGATCGCTATGGGGATGCAACCGGAAAGGACGCCGAGACCTTGCGCCATCGAGATCGCTTTGATACCCGAGAACACGCTGATCTTGATGAAGACGATGAACGCGATCAACAAGCCGTAAATACCCTGCGTTCCGGGAAGAAGCTGCAAGATAAGGCAACTGCCGAATTTATCGGGATCTTCGCTCGTTACGCCGGCAGCCGCCTGACCGCCCATTCCCACGCCGATCGCGGAGCCGATGCCCGCGAGTCCCGCCGCGAGCGCCGCGCCGAGAATTGCCAAAAAAGTTCCGATACTCATAAGTTGTTTCCTCCTTTATTATCCAAATGAATATATTTCAGATCCGAGCCGAAAGGCTTGAATATATGACCGCCGCCCGTGTAGAAACGAGAGAAGAATTCGACGTACTGCAAGCGCGAGTTGTGGACGTACGCGCCGAGCGTGTTGATCGCGATATTGAAGACGTGACCGACGACCAAGATCACGACGAACAGGACGTAGCCGACGACGGGGATCAAGTCGCGCAAGATGCCGGCGATCAGGTTGACGACCATCCCGACGACGCCCGTGGCGAGCCCCAAGCCGAACAAACGGCAATAGGAAAGGATATCGCTCATAAAGCCCGTTACGTTATAGACGTTACCGAACGCGCCGATAAGTTTACCTTTGACGCCCTTCTTTCCGAGCGCGCCGCCGACGAGGACGCCCGCGCCGCCGAGGGCAAGGACGATAAGCGCGGCGAGTTTCGCGCCCGCAAGCGCTTTCACCATTCCGCTCGCGACGAACAAGCCGAGCCCCGCAAACAGGACGAACCAGCTTCCTTCTCCGAAGACGGCGGAAACGGGTTTGTGATTTTTACATTTTTGAACGAAAGAAATGCCCATTCCGAACAAGATCTGGAACAGACCGAGCGCGACGGACAAGATCAACATTTTCAAAGGCTCGTTCATCGGGTTGAACATCACCGGCTTAAAGAAGGATTCGCCGAAATAACCGCCGAACATAACGCCCCAAATCAAAGTGGAGACGCCGCCCATACCGATGATCAAAAGGAGCTGACCTTCCCCTTTGCGCGGTTTTTTCAAGGCGTAAAGCCCGAAACCGCCGAGCGCGAGGATCAAGCCGTACGCCGCGTCGGACACCATAAGCCCGAACAGGACGAAATAGAAGAACGCGACGAAAGGATTCGGGTCGATTTCGCGGGGCGAGGGCGCGCTGTACATATTCGTGATGCTCTCGTAGGGAGTGACGACGGGAT is from Clostridia bacterium and encodes:
- a CDS encoding V-type ATP synthase subunit A, encoding MADGRIVKVAGPLIVAENMQDSKMYDVVKVSEQGLIGEIIELRGDKASIQVYEETGGLGVGEVVKSTGEPLSVELAPGLIESIFDGIQRPLVKLRDLSGARIGRGLNVDSLDHERKWDFVPAKKVGDEVIPGDVLGVVKENTLIDHKITVPFGVTGTIKSIESGKKTIVDEIAVIKTKDGDKSVCMLKKWPVRRPRPIKEKLSPFMPMVTGQRVIDTLFPVAKGGVAAVPGPFGSGKTVVQHQLAKWADADIIVYIGCGERGNEMTDVLNEFPSLIDPKSGEPLMKRTVLIANTSDMPVAAREASIYTGITIAEYFRDMGYNVAIMADSTSRWAEALREMSGRLEEMPGEEGYPAYLSSRLAEFYERAGMVKILGSEDVTGSITAIGAVSPPGGDLSEPVSQATLRIVKVFWGLSAALAYKRHFPAVDWLTSYSLYSDKLNEWFDKNVDPDWEKQRAAAMRILQEEASLDEIVRLVGMDALSQEDRLTMETAKSIREDYLHQNAFHEVDTYASLNKQYKMLRLILLSDELGRDALQRRVDIEDILALPVREEIGRSKYIPEEEIEKFGVIEEKLKQSMAALISEGEI
- a CDS encoding V-type ATP synthase subunit F, which produces MSEKSSIAALGDADTVFAFKSVGADAYAVDGVDAAREKLRILARNYDIIFITEQLAEKIPDLIARYKTRAFPAVIPVPSSSGSTGYGKRSIREDVEKAIGTDILRIEEN
- a CDS encoding V-type ATPase subunit, giving the protein MQQGLLFQNAIIKARESALFGKDKMQRLSDAPTVEEGVKILLEGGYPAGNDYLEILAAAEKEAEEFFLESSVSGYGLECFSVLSDYHNAKVLAKEAFFDVTAECFKADGSIALSFLSEKIQKEEYDSLPSPMRVAFEKFKKENAAGSLAPSEIDKSLDRAAFEDISARMKKAHLVIRTYFATYADLTNLSVAARSRNAGISAAEAEKGYLAGGEIPFQDLKRIVDLGLSEGADKIPMKPLYKKAIEALKEGVAPFEAFKENALLAPFKKGRYDMFSPAPIVGFYLGKKREIKNVRLIFAGIKNGVDREIIKMRLREQYV
- a CDS encoding V-type ATP synthase subunit K — its product is MSIGTFLAILGAALAAGLAGIGSAIGVGMGGQAAAGVTSEDPDKFGSCLILQLLPGTQGIYGLLIAFIVFIKISVFSGIKAISMAQGLGVLSGCIPIAIVGFISAIHQGKVAVSGMALVAKRPEEQSKAIVMAVMVETYAILALLVSFLAVFFAI